In Oxyura jamaicensis isolate SHBP4307 breed ruddy duck chromosome 23, BPBGC_Ojam_1.0, whole genome shotgun sequence, a single window of DNA contains:
- the SRSF10 gene encoding serine/arginine-rich splicing factor 10 isoform X5 has protein sequence MSRYLRPPNTSLFVRNVADDTRSEDLRREFGRYGPIVDVYVPLDFYTRRPRGFAYVQFEDVRDAEDALHNLDRKWICGRQIEIQFAQGDRKTPNQMKAKEGRNLYSSSRYDDYDRYRRSRSRSYERRRSRSRSFDYSYRRSYSPRNRPTGRPRRSRSHSDNDRGRTKL, from the exons atgtcGCGCTACCTGCGGCCCCCCAACACCTCGCTCTTCGTGCGGAACGTGGCCGACGACACCCG GTCTGAAGACTTGCGCCGTGAGTTTGGTCGTTACGGGCCTATAGTTGATGTATACGTTCCACTTGACTTCTACACTCGTCGTCCCAGAGGATTTGCTTATGTTCA ATTTGAAGATGTCCGCGATGCAGAAGATGCTCTCCATAATTTGGATCGAAAGTGGATTTGTGGTCGACAAATAGAAATCCAGTTTGCGCAGGGTGATCGGAAGA CACCAAATCAAATGAAAGCCAAGGAAGGGAGAAACCTATACAGTTCTTCTCGTTACGATGACTATGACAGATATAGGCGATCTAGAAGTCGGAGTTATGAAAGGAGACGATCTAGAAGTCGTTCTTTTGATTACAGCTATAGAAGATCATATAGTCCCAGAAA TAGACCTACTGGAAGACCTCGTCGTAGCAGAAGCCATTCGGACAATGAtag
- the LOC118177805 gene encoding fatty acid-binding protein, liver, whose product MAFNGTWQVYAQENYEEFLKALALSEELIKVARDIKPVVEIQQKGDDFVVTSKTPKQSVTNSFTLGKEADITTMDGKKLKCTVNLVNGKLVCKSEKFSHEQEVKGNEMVETITFGGVTLVRRSKRV is encoded by the exons ATGGCATTCAATGGAACCTGGCAGGTCTATGCTCAAGAGAACTACGAAGAGTTTCTGAAAGCTCTTG CATTGTCAGAAGAACTTATCAAAGTCGCTAGAGATATTAAGCCTGTTgttgaaatacagcaaaaaggAGACGACTTTGTGGTGACATCAAAAACACCCAAGCAATCTGTAACTAACTCATTTACGCTTGGAAAAGAAGCTGACATTACTACTATGGATGGCAAAAAGCTAAAG TGTACCGTGAACCTAGTAAATGGGAAGCTTGTGTGCAAATCAGAAAAATTTTCTCACGAGCAAGAagttaaaggaaatgaaatggtgGAG ACTATAACTTTTGGTGGAGTAACGCTTGTCAGAAGAAGCAAGAGAGTTTAA
- the SRSF10 gene encoding serine/arginine-rich splicing factor 10 isoform X4 — translation MSRYLRPPNTSLFVRNVADDTRSEDLRREFGRYGPIVDVYVPLDFYTRRPRGFAYVQFEDVRDAEDALHNLDRKWICGRQIEIQFAQGDRKTPNQMKAKEGRNLYSSSRYDDYDRYRRSRSRSYERRRSRSRSFDYSYRRSYSPRNSRPTGRPRRSRSHSDNDRGRTKL, via the exons atgtcGCGCTACCTGCGGCCCCCCAACACCTCGCTCTTCGTGCGGAACGTGGCCGACGACACCCG GTCTGAAGACTTGCGCCGTGAGTTTGGTCGTTACGGGCCTATAGTTGATGTATACGTTCCACTTGACTTCTACACTCGTCGTCCCAGAGGATTTGCTTATGTTCA ATTTGAAGATGTCCGCGATGCAGAAGATGCTCTCCATAATTTGGATCGAAAGTGGATTTGTGGTCGACAAATAGAAATCCAGTTTGCGCAGGGTGATCGGAAGA CACCAAATCAAATGAAAGCCAAGGAAGGGAGAAACCTATACAGTTCTTCTCGTTACGATGACTATGACAGATATAGGCGATCTAGAAGTCGGAGTTATGAAAGGAGACGATCTAGAAGTCGTTCTTTTGATTACAGCTATAGAAGATCATATAGTCCCAGAAA CAGTAGACCTACTGGAAGACCTCGTCGTAGCAGAAGCCATTCGGACAATGAtag